The following are from one region of the Ignavibacteriota bacterium genome:
- a CDS encoding T9SS type A sorting domain-containing protein: MEVAQGWDGSAWVNVLKQSYAYDGSNNEIEHVRQNWEGSVWVNDRRWSYTYDGNNNQTEEIYQNWIGSAWVNSYRFSYTYDGNNNWTEFLEQNWDGSVWVNWEKYTYTYDGNNNLTETLVYGWVGSAWLLYSRLSYTYDGNNNKIQYLHQYWDGSGWLDYSKNSYAYNGNNDLTEEIYQTWDGSAWVNVSRLSYTYDANNNEIEYLRQNGDGSGWVNFSKWSYTYDGNNDLTEELYQTWENSAWEKDKKYTYTYDGNYEWPYTYNGINNLTGYLYQTWNGSVWVNVDKFMYSYIPTGIEQLGGEVSTYSLSNNYPNPFNPSTKIRFQIPEMGFISLKIYDILGNEITTLVNEELQSGSYEAEFNASNYSSGIYFYTLQAGSFVETKKMLMLK, encoded by the coding sequence ATGGAAGTCGCCCAAGGCTGGGATGGTTCTGCTTGGGTAAATGTATTAAAGCAGTCTTATGCATATGATGGAAGCAATAATGAGATTGAACATGTCCGCCAAAATTGGGAAGGTTCAGTTTGGGTGAATGATAGAAGATGGTCATACACATATGATGGAAACAATAACCAGACCGAGGAAATCTATCAAAATTGGATTGGTTCTGCCTGGGTGAATAGTTATAGGTTTTCATACACTTATGATGGTAACAATAACTGGACTGAATTCCTAGAGCAAAACTGGGATGGTTCTGTCTGGGTGAATTGGGAAAAGTACACATATACATATGATGGAAACAATAACCTGACTGAGACGCTCGTGTATGGCTGGGTTGGTTCTGCTTGGTTGCTTTATTCAAGGTTATCATACACATATGATGGAAATAATAACAAGATTCAATATCTCCATCAATACTGGGATGGTTCAGGTTGGTTGGATTATTCAAAGAATTCATACGCTTATAATGGAAACAATGACCTGACTGAGGAGATCTATCAAACCTGGGATGGTTCTGCCTGGGTGAATGTTAGTAGGCTTTCATACACATATGATGCAAACAATAACGAGATTGAATATCTCCGCCAAAATGGGGATGGTTCCGGCTGGGTGAATTTTTCTAAGTGGTCATACACATACGATGGAAACAATGACCTGACTGAAGAGCTCTATCAAACCTGGGAAAATTCTGCCTGGGAGAAAGATAAAAAGTACACATATACATATGATGGAAACTACGAGTGGCCGTACACATATAATGGAATCAATAACCTGACTGGATATCTTTATCAAACCTGGAATGGATCTGTCTGGGTGAACGTGGATAAATTTATGTATTCATATATTCCGACTGGAATCGAGCAGCTTGGGGGTGAAGTTAGCACTTACAGTTTATCAAATAACTATCCGAACCCATTTAACCCTTCAACAAAAATCCGGTTTCAAATTCCTGAAATGGGTTTTATATCATTGAAGATATATGATATTCTGGGAAACGAAATTACTACGCTGGTGAATGAAGAACTTCAGTCTGGTAGTTATGAAGCGGAATTCAATGCTTCAAATTATTCATCGGGAATTTACTTCTATACTCTTCAAGCTGGTTCATTCGTTGAAACAAAGAAAATGTTGATGCTTAAGTGA